The stretch of DNA CGACGCAGCGATTCGTAAGAAgcagcgggaggcggcgggcggcacCGTGACGCGCCTTGTAGGTAAGGCCCATCCTCCTAGGCATCGGCTCGGCTGCTCCTAGCGCGGCCTTCCGAGGCGGGCTGGACCCATGCCTCCGCCTCCAGAACGACCTCGATCCGCTTCGGTGCTCAGCGGTGATCTGGACTCTAGAGACACACCGCTTGACGTCGTCGTTGTCGACGATGAGGTAGCATCTAGGTAGGCCAGGAAGAATTACACTTGAGACCCCCATCCCTTGCTCCATGCTATACTGGGCTATTTGGTTCCCCGTATCAAGTCTGACTCGTATCTGCGTGACATGCATAAAGATGTCAATTTGGTTAACCGTAAGTAAGCGAAAGATACGCCTAGcgaatgtaaaaaaaaaaaagctccgTACCCAGGCAGAGGAGAAACGGAGAAATCCACCTTCTCTCTCGTCGGCCTAGCCCTCATGCGCCCACGCGTGCAGCCCAGGAGCAGGGGTCACCTCCCCCTCTGAATCGGTCCTCGTTTCTCTCCCCCTCACTGCgaagctagggtttggggggCCTCACTGCGCTCGGGTCGTCCTCCGGCGTGGCGTCCTCCGCCGGGCCGTCCTCTGcccgtcgccctcctccggCAGTCGCCCTCCTCTGGCCTTGACTGCGCGTCGCTCACCTCCGGCCGACCGTCCTCTGCTGCGCCCTCATCCGCCGCTCGGCATCCTCCGCCACCCCCTCGTCCcggccgtcgccctcctccgcccgtcgatctccgtcTATCCCGCCGGTCGCTGTTCAGCTCCTGCCACACAGCCagccttcttcctctcttccgGTTAGTGCAAAGGTGAATTGTCCACTTCTAGTTCCAAATTGATGCTCTGATTTAAAATTACTATAGAGATGATAGATTTAGAACTAGTTTCCCTCCCGAACCGGCATCTTAAATGGGATTTCTCACCGGTATACTTTGGCCAACCAAATTGGTAAAGGGGATATTTTTTGGGCAATCAAATGGTAAAggggatattttttttgggtaaccAAATGTTACAAGGGGTTCTCTTTACAAGGGAAAAAAGTATGCAATTCCCAAGTAGGTCCTTATTAGTATTTTTGTACAATGTAGCTTGTGTGATCATGTGTGCCTCATTTCCCCGTTGGATAAATAAATACCTTTGATCTTTtcttagttttgttttatttcaatGTTTTTTGCAAGAACATTTCGTTAACACATTTACTTTCACCTAATGGATGACAGGGTGTTATCAATTTGACAATTTTGAACTACCCTTGCACCATTTATTATGGAAGTCGATGATGACGTGGAGGATGATGACATGGATTTCAACCCTTTTCTTAGAGAAGGTTCTCCATCTGAGACCTCATCAAGCCTCACCTCAGAGGCGGAATGCGAGGAAGCTAGTTTTGATGATCAAATAAGTAGTGAGGTATATCCTGATGGTAATTGTGTCAATGAACACACGGGTGACTGTGCACACCCTCAGAATGTATTGCTTTCTGAAGGAGTCTGCAAAGAAAATAACCCAGAAAGCACTTCATCCCAAGTTCCTTGTGAGAATGGGGACGATCGCTTGAATGGATTGGAAGAAGAGGCCTTACCAAGTGAAGTTGCTTGCTCTCCAACACTAAAGAATTCTGATAGCATGTTGCTTGAGGGTAGTGAGGAAGATGCGATCTGCAGGCGGACTCGAGCAAGATACTCTCTAGCGAATTACTCACTAGAGGAGTTGGAGACCTTTCTCCAGGAATCAGATGATGATGGTGACCTGCAGAATGTTGATGAGGAAGAGGAATATCGAAAGTTCCTTGCAGCTGTCCTATCTGGTGGAGACAATGACACACAGGTATGTCAGGGAGATGAAAACCAAGATGAAGATGAGAATGATGCTGACTTTGAGCTCGAGATTGAGGAGGCCCTAGAAAGTGATGATGAAAATGCTGAGAATTATGAAGGTACAAATACTATGAAAGAGAAAGATGGCCGTAGGCGTCAAACCAGGCAAAATCGACCATGCACAGAGTTGTCTGGGTCAAGCAATGACCACCATGGATCGACCAAATCTTCTTTACGACCAATTCTGCCATATATGGTTCCTGGTCAATCCTATGGGTGGCAAAATCCATCCCAGAGTGCCTTTATCCCTTCATCCTTGATATCAGTAAACAGTGCTTCTTTAGTAAATGGATTTACTGATCAGCAGCTTGGTCGCCTGCATATGTTAATATATGAACATGTTCAACTCCTGATCCAAACCTTTTCATTATGTGTTCTTGACCCATCTAAACAGCAGCTAGCTACTGATGTTAAAAAGATGATAGTTGAGTTAGTTGGCTGTCGTGATCAAGCATTGGCCAGTAGAAGCACTATTCATCGGCAGTTCTGTTTTGAGCCACAGCATCTTTGCACTTCATTTAGTTTTGACTCTTCTGAGACCTTAGGGTACCAATGGATGCCATTAATTAAGAGTCCTGTCATGTCCATTCTGGATGTCTCACCACTTCACCTGGCCCTTGGCTATTTAAATGATGTCGCAGATGGTAAGTTCCTCAATATAGCTGAGTGGGCTCATTGTGCATCAGCGttcttccttttgtttctCATCACTtaacaattgtttttattgaCAGCTGTTGTGAAGTATAGGAGAAGCCATGTGGATGGTACTGCTGACAAAAACCGCTTTAGGAAAGAACCTCTTTTTCCTACGACAGTATTTAACACTTGTAAAGATGCCAACATAGTTTCTCAGGGCAGATCAAATAGTGTGTCCATATCACCAGATTCATCTGGGAAGTCACAGCAGAAGAAATCATTAGCTGCTACCCTTGTCGAGAGCACTAAAAAGGAATCTGTTGCCCTTGTTCCATTTGATATTGCAAGATTAGCACAAAGGTTCTTTCCACTTTTCAACTTTTCACTATTTCCTCATAAGCCACCTCCTACAGCTATGGCTAATCGAGTGCTCTTCACTGATGCTGAGGATGGGTATGCTTACATCTTCtttgacatattttttttaaaaaaatcatacgtCATGCCTTGCCTTTTTATTAGTTGTAATCTATCAATGGATTTCGATCATACTTCCTTTCTATTAGCCTTAAGAACAAATGAGGTTAATGTATGCTGAGTATGGTAGGTTTTGTAATATTTGGTTTAAGTGTCTGTTCAATTTCTGGTTGCTAGAATTGGTCTGAACAATTTGTGTATTAGTCAATTAACTAAAATTATTGTATCTGGCCATTCTTTATGTCAAACTTATCTTAAGTTATCCTTTTACTAATTAATGGTATTATGTTTGCTGCATATTACTACTCTGTTTCATactgtaagactttctagccttgcctaaattcattcattgatgaatgtatataatttatatatgtgtctagattcattagcatccatatgaatctaggcaatgctaAACATTCTTACAATGCGAAACCGAGAGAGCACCACTTACATGGCAAAATATCACTGCAGTCCTTTTTCATTGCACAGTTTACTACACACCTACTGCGATACATCAGTGCTATGTTTTTGTCttgaaatttgtttaaattttactttatgttCTGCCTGCAGATTATTAGCTCTTGGACTTTTGGAATATAATAACGACTGGGGAGCAATACAAAAACGTTTTCTTCCATGTAAATCTAAGCATCAGGTATTATTTTTAGCTTGCTGTTTTGTCTCAAGCATGAAAACCAtttttgattatattttgtttgagtAATCTATCCTTTCTATGATTCGTCAGGCATACCAAGTTTGTATATTCTTCATCATATGTTTGGTAGTAATTGGTCAGAGTTCTTGCTTTACCCCATCTAATAATTTACTTCATCTGATTATCtgtaaaactaaataaaattccttctaaatatttttagttagaGAGAGTATTGTTTGTATTGGCATGACCGAAATCTTTTCAGCCTACTGGCACTGTTGAtgacctaaaatttttatatctattttgTGAGAATGAAAATTATGTATACTGCGTTCTCTTTTTGTTTCACAAGCAATGTGTGAGTTGGGTTCTTTCTCTATTCTCTTCTAGCTTCTACAATCAGGACACCTAAGTATTTTGGTACATTTCAATTATGGTATATGCTTACCTTGCTCTATTTATTAAGTCTTCAATGCTAAAGGTCTTAAATGTTTTTGTGGGTAATGATGCATACTTATTTGCtaacatatcttttttttggtgTAGATATTTGTGAGGCAAAAGAACCGCAGCTCCTCCAAAGCTCCTGGTAATCCAATTAAGGTAAATATTTTGGCCACTCTATTTACTGGTATGGTGGTATACAAGATGCTGGATATCACAATATGTGTAAACAATTCATTATATCATCCTATTTTGAAACAACTGTAATGATGAACAGCATCATTGTGAAATCCTAAATCTGTAGTAATGTTTTTGGTAGTGAAGTTCCTGAGCAGTCACAGTTCAGCACTATATTGTAGCACCACAATTTTATCTCCCTTTTTGCGAATTATTTTTGCCATTGTCTAAATGCCAACACTACAATAGGACTTTACTTTAGTTTCTTTACTAAATTGTAATACGCTGCCTTTTACATTATAGACCATATCACAGTTATTTGGCACCATACTCAGCCAGACTAGGGAGTTAGTTTTCCTCAGTTATGTTTGAACAGGAAAATTCACCAGGACAAATATTTCTATCCTTGCTTAAGACCTTTCGTactaaaagttttgaatagTTCTCTTAGAAAGTTAGCATTATATGCTGTATAAATGTTTTTGTCAGCATGCTCCCTTGTACTGGATAGCATTACTGTTTGGGGGAGAGGAGATGGCAGGATTCTCAGTGATGTAGTGTCTGCTATGGTCAGTCCTATTAGGATTTCAGAGGTCGTTGGGCTCTGATTTGCTATCTTCTGGAGTAAAGGTCTACAGCCTACTGTAATAGCCACATACTTGCCTTctgaaattttcatatttttcccATATTAATGCAGGACGTGCGCCGTATGAAGACCTCTCCATTGACAAGTGAAGAACAACAGCGCATCCAGGAGGTGATTATATTTTTGACTCCAgccatgattatatttttgacTCCAGCCTACattatgttttgttgtttAATGAACATTTTCTTACCATTATTTTACGCACTGCTGATGCCAGGGGCTCAAGGTATTCAAAAATGATTGGGCACTAATTTGGAGGTTTGTTGTGCCACATAGAGATCCTTCATTGCTCCCACGCCAATGGAGGTCTGCCACTGGCGTTCAGAAATCCTACAATAAAAGCGAAgccgaaaaagaaaagaggcgATCATATGAAGCAAAGAGGAGAAAACTTAAAGCTTCCATGCCTAACTTGCAAGCGGTTCATGGGCAGGAGGTTAATGTTTTATCGAACCTGCGAGATAtccatatgatattttaatttgatagTTTCCATGTCCatgtaatattttactttgctaatttttttagtgctTTCATGATAGGCGGACAACAATGGTTCTGAGGGTGCTgaaaatgatgatgatgattcatATGTCAATGAAGCATTTTTGGCAGACACAGAGAATAGGAGCATGATCATTATGCCGTATCAGCTGTCATTACCAAGAAATGCCAGAAATGGCATGATGATGCAGTCAAGCAGCAGTCTCTGTGAAGAATCTGCTGTTGCAGGTGACTCGGCTGAACAACAGAAAGGAAACAGTGCAAACTTCGATGCAACTGCttcatattttccttttaGTTCCTGCGCTTCTGATGGCCTTTCATCTAAGCAAAAGGTACAACAAGGTGGCTCTTTGGACCGACCACAACCTTCACAATTCTGTCAAGAGAAAGGTAGCTGTGTGGTCAAGCTAGCCCCAGATTTGCCTCCTGTAAACCTTCCTCCTTCTGTCCGTGTGATATCTCAGGTGGCATTCCATCAGAATCCGACACAACTCAAGGGCACCTCAGATAGTGTGGCAAAGGATCTGTTTCCTGTACCACCTCCACCCTTTACAGAAAGTGTTTATAGACAACTAAATCTATTCCCTGATCATAGTACTAGTGTTAGATTACATCAGAATGGGATTTCTAATGGAAATAATACAGAAGATGGCGCTGAGCAAGATTTTCAGATGCATCCTTTGCTTTTTCAGTACCCAAGAGAAGTGCTTTCATCGTATAGTCACCCGGTCCAAAACCTTATCAATCATTCAAGGGATCTTTTCCCCTTTGAGAAAATCCAAACGGAAAAAAGTAACAATCCGACTACAGATTCCATTGAGGCGAGAACTCCTGTAAATGCTAATACTATTGATTTCCATCCTCTCTTGCAAAGAACCGAAGTTGACATGTTTGGTGGAGCACCAGGAAATGACTGCAATCAGCCTTGTAATCAATCAGAGGGTAACATGAGGGAAGCCCCACCAGATGACCAGTCAACAGATAGGCAAAAATCCACAAGCCCTTGTGAGAAGGAGAATAATATTGACCTGGACATTCATTTATGTTCTTCAAGGGACTTCATCAATGGAAAGGATCTCAGAGGTACCTGTAGCAAATTGAATGATAGGGCAGAGGGGTCTAGGAAGGATAAAGCTAGTGTTTCAGAGCTGGAGGTTAGTTCTCATCATGGCATTGATGAGTCTAATGAAGAATCAATGCAAGGCATTGTAATGGAACAAGAAGAATTAAGTGATTCGGAGGAAGATAGCCAACACGTCGAGTTTGAATGTGAGGAAATGGATGATTCTGACGAGGACCAAGTTCAAGGTGTCAATCCCTTGCTGGCTCAACACAAGGTAATATTACAATTTGGCACATATCCGTTATACAGgtagttttattgtttatttctgGGGTAAACAATCTGCTTAGttccctttttcccctctaCGTTATTTCACCAACGGCATAGCATATCTATTGCGCTATGTTGCTCATATATTACTGAAAATTTACCTTGTATGATTGTTTTTGCATTTCAGGCATGTTCCTTGCTAATACTCCTATTAAAATGATTGATAATTGGTGATGATGCCACAATTTCCCTCCTAAAGATATCAACTTTGAACcatatgcatgtatattttttccctcctctcccttttgaTGCGCTGATAGCTATAGATGCTTCCTTGTGCAGGGGGTTTCGACATCAGGTGGTTGTGGGGAGTATCAAGGCAGTAACAATCAGAGCCAGAACCAACAAACATTAGTACAGTTGGGTAAACAGGGGGCAGCAACGCAGAAACCACAAAGGTTTTCTAATGCCAAACCAGCAAGAGAAAAGCTGAAGGGGGACAATGCAAAACGTACAGGATCTAGAACAAGCCAACGGCCGTCCACTTCCCCTACTGGTGAACCTAGCCAAACTAAAACCAGAAGGACTAAAACTCAGCTGGTACAGATTGGTGCTGAACGCAACAAGTCCAGTGATTCAAGAAGAAGCAGAAAAAGACCTGGCCCAAGTTAAATGGTCTTCCAAGCATTTCATCTCGTTGcatagctgctgctgcttggctGCATCCTCCAGATAATGACACTGCAATCAGCTGTAATTTGCACTTCTCTGAACGGGGCAGCAAGACCAACATGTGAAGGCGACCACCTGTGAATAGCTTGACTGAAGTGGTGACCAGGCCTGACCTATGACAACTGACACATTAAGTTAACCTACCATTAGCGCGTGAGAAAGCGTTCCCCTGCTGTAAAAAGATTTGTTTGAGGAGCCATGCATGTCGATGAGGACACAGCGATCGTTCAGTTCGTTGCTTTGCTGACTTGGCGGGTTTGTGTCGTCTACAGAAAGAAAGGCTCAGCCGTCAGTCATGTGTTATGACTTGTGTGTTACAGCTTGTAACATAAGCAAGTTTAAATGTTCTGTAAATTCGATCCATGGCCATTGACACTGTAATGTCAAGTAAAGTTGATGTGTGCATGGCTTGTTTCAGGGAACTGCACGCGCATTTGTCTCTGACTTCTGTCTAGGTAGCTCACTTCACTTCTCTCACATAGTACAAGCATGTAAGTGTTTTTCAATCAAGGCATCCAATTCATTTTAACATTTTCCCAAGTTAAACTGTTGATATTTGAAAGCTCCCTGTTTTTAGAGAAATGTTATACCTACAACGAAATGCACTGCGTGCATGCCACAATTGTCACAATACAATTGGAATTCAGTCGCATGGATTCaagaaatacaatttggaTTTCAGTCGGTTATACACAAGAGATGAAAGAACTAACCATAAAAGGCAGAGATTACCAGTAGTTTctttagcatataaataaatttagataaatctaaTAAGTCTTATAgtaagtcttataatatgaaacggatggagtatttaAAAGTGCAATCGTTCTCATTTTGTCAATCTATTCTGAGTGATATTGGTCAGTTGCAATGCACAGATCAGTTCCTAGCTACCATGATACAAATCATTATTGTATGTGAATTGTATTTTCCCTGTTTTAGGCATGGCTAAATTAATCCTCCACACAAATCTACAGCCGTCCAGCGAATTAGCCGCTCCTGTCCACCCGCCCAAACTGCTAATTTTGCGTGTCGCAAACACTTAACCCATATAGAATCGGATCATCGACGTCACAGCTCCCCTCtgggaacaaaaaaaagttgagaTTTTTCAGATCAGGAGGCGATCGAGCTATATCAATGGTGGTGTCTTGCCGCGcggccgtcgtcctcctcgtcgccgcgtcgtcgctcgCCGTCGTTCTCGCTCGTACGTGGTTGCGTTGCATGCATTTGCGCTCGGTTTCTTGATGGCGAGGGATTAATTAATGGAGATGATGGCtggatgggatgggatgggattGCAGATACTGATGGGCACGAGGGGCCGGAGTTCACCTACATCTCCGGCGCCATCGACGGGCCGGAGAACTGGGGGAAGCTGAGCCCGGAGTACAAGCTCTGCGGCGACGGCAAGTCCCAGTCCCCCATCGACATCAGCACCCAGACCGTCGTCCCCCGCTCCGACCTCGAGTCCCTCGAGCGCACCTACGCCGCCGGCAACGCCACCCTCATCAACAACGGCAAGGACATCACGGCAAGCCACCCACCACCGGCCATGGCGCGGCGATGGATGCATATATACCCAGCTAATTCATTCATCCGATCATGTGGGTGCAGATGAAGTTCGAGGGCAAGGTCGGCGAGGTGAGCATCATGGGGAAGGTGTACGGGTTCCACGTGATCCACTGGCACGCGCCGTCGGAGCACACCATCAACGGGAAGCGGTTCCCGCTGGAGCTCCACCTGGTGCACAAGTGCGAGGCCGACGGCAGCCTCGCCGTGATCTCCGTGCTCTACAAGATCGGCGCGCCGGACTCGTTCTACCTCCAGCTCAAGGACCACCTCGCCGAGCTGGGCGCCGACGAGTGCGACTTCAGCAAGGAGGACTCCCAcgtggc from Oryza brachyantha chromosome 12, ObraRS2, whole genome shotgun sequence encodes:
- the LOC102703742 gene encoding uncharacterized protein LOC102703742 isoform X1, translating into MEVDDDVEDDDMDFNPFLREGSPSETSSSLTSEAECEEASFDDQISSEVYPDGNCVNEHTGDCAHPQNVLLSEGVCKENNPESTSSQVPCENGDDRLNGLEEEALPSEVACSPTLKNSDSMLLEGSEEDAICRRTRARYSLANYSLEELETFLQESDDDGDLQNVDEEEEYRKFLAAVLSGGDNDTQVCQGDENQDEDENDADFELEIEEALESDDENAENYEGTNTMKEKDGRRRQTRQNRPCTELSGSSNDHHGSTKSSLRPILPYMVPGQSYGWQNPSQSAFIPSSLISVNSASLVNGFTDQQLGRLHMLIYEHVQLLIQTFSLCVLDPSKQQLATDVKKMIVELVGCRDQALASRSTIHRQFCFEPQHLCTSFSFDSSETLGYQWMPLIKSPVMSILDVSPLHLALGYLNDVADAVVKYRRSHVDGTADKNRFRKEPLFPTTVFNTCKDANIVSQGRSNSVSISPDSSGKSQQKKSLAATLVESTKKESVALVPFDIARLAQRFFPLFNFSLFPHKPPPTAMANRVLFTDAEDGLLALGLLEYNNDWGAIQKRFLPCKSKHQIFVRQKNRSSSKAPGNPIKDVRRMKTSPLTSEEQQRIQEGLKVFKNDWALIWRFVVPHRDPSLLPRQWRSATGVQKSYNKSEAEKEKRRSYEAKRRKLKASMPNLQAVHGQEADNNGSEGAENDDDDSYVNEAFLADTENRSMIIMPYQLSLPRNARNGMMMQSSSSLCEESAVAGDSAEQQKGNSANFDATASYFPFSSCASDGLSSKQKVQQGGSLDRPQPSQFCQEKGSCVVKLAPDLPPVNLPPSVRVISQVAFHQNPTQLKGTSDSVAKDLFPVPPPPFTESVYRQLNLFPDHSTSVRLHQNGISNGNNTEDGAEQDFQMHPLLFQYPREVLSSYSHPVQNLINHSRDLFPFEKIQTEKSNNPTTDSIEARTPVNANTIDFHPLLQRTEVDMFGGAPGNDCNQPCNQSEGNMREAPPDDQSTDRQKSTSPCEKENNIDLDIHLCSSRDFINGKDLRGTCSKLNDRAEGSRKDKASVSELEVSSHHGIDESNEESMQGIVMEQEELSDSEEDSQHVEFECEEMDDSDEDQVQGVNPLLAQHKGVSTSGGCGEYQGSNNQSQNQQTLVQLGKQGAATQKPQRFSNAKPAREKLKGDNAKRTGSRTSQRPSTSPTGEPSQTKTRRTKTQLVQIGAERNKSSDSRRSRKRPGPS
- the LOC102703742 gene encoding uncharacterized protein LOC102703742 isoform X2, producing the protein MEVDDDVEDDDMDFNPFLREGSPSETSSSLTSEAECEEASFDDQISSEVYPDGNCVNEHTGDCAHPQNVLLSEGVCKENNPESTSSQVPCENGDDRLNGLEEEALPSEVACSPTLKNSDSMLLEGSEEDAICRRTRARYSLANYSLEELETFLQESDDDGDLQNVDEEEEYRKFLAAVLSGGDNDTQVCQGDENQDEDENDADFELEIEEALESDDENAENYEGTNTMKEKDGRRRQTRQNRPCTELSGSSNDHHGSTKSSLRPILPYMVPGQSYGWQNPSQSAFIPSSLISVNSASLVNGFTDQQLGRLHMLIYEHVQLLIQTFSLCVLDPSKQQLATDVKKMIVELVGCRDQALASRSTIHRQFCFEPQHLCTSFSFDSSETLGYQWMPLIKSPVMSILDVSPLHLALGYLNDVADAVVKYRRSHVDGTADKNRFRKEPLFPTTVFNTCKDANIVSQGRSNSVSISPDSSGKSQQKKSLAATLVESTKKESVALVPFDIARLAQRFFPLFNFSLFPHKPPPTAMANRVLFTDAEDGLLALGLLEYNNDWGAIQKRFLPCKSKHQIFVRQKNRSSSKAPGNPIKDVRRMKTSPLTSEEQQRIQEGLKVFKNDWALIWRFVVPHRDPSLLPRQWRSATGVQKSYNKSEAEKEKRRSYEAKRRKLKASMPNLQAVHGQEADNNGSEGAENDDDDSYVNEAFLADTENRSMIIMPYQLSLPRNARNGMMMQSSSSLCEESAVAGDSAEQQKGNSANFDATASYFPFSSCASDGLSSKQKVQQGGSLDRPQPSQFCQEKGSCVVKLAPDLPPVNLPPSVRVISQVAFHQNPTQLKGTSDSVAKDLFPVPPPPFTESVYRQLNLFPDHSTSVRLHQNGISNGNNTEDGAEQDFQMHPLLFQYPREVLSSYSHPVQNLINHSRDLFPFEKIQTEKSNNPTTDSIEARTPVNANTIDFHPLLQRTEVDMFGGAPGNDCNQPCNQSEGNMREAPPDDQSTDRQKSTSPCEKENNIDLDIHLCSSRDFINGKDLRGTCSKLNDRAEGSRKDKASVSELEVSSHHGIDESNEESMQGIVMEQEELSDSEEDSQHVEFECEEMDDSDEDQVQGVNPLLAQHKACSLLILLLK
- the LOC102704023 gene encoding alpha carbonic anhydrase 7-like; this translates as MVVSCRAAVVLLVAASSLAVVLAHTDGHEGPEFTYISGAIDGPENWGKLSPEYKLCGDGKSQSPIDISTQTVVPRSDLESLERTYAAGNATLINNGKDITMKFEGKVGEVSIMGKVYGFHVIHWHAPSEHTINGKRFPLELHLVHKCEADGSLAVISVLYKIGAPDSFYLQLKDHLAELGADECDFSKEDSHVAAGVVQLRSLQKRTGSYFRYVGSLTTPPCSENVVWNVLGKVREIGKEQLDLIMAPLPSKDARPAQPLNGRTVFFYNPPNTTVSFQEYSN